A window of Haliscomenobacter hydrossis DSM 1100 contains these coding sequences:
- a CDS encoding right-handed parallel beta-helix repeat-containing protein, whose translation MKRILIFCLFALPLALHAATFYVATTGNDNNPGTLAAPFRTLSKAIAAASPGSTIELRGGKYTSNEIRINKNNLTIRSYANEWAIITAVTNVEDISSCLWYNDPETDGGILERLEIIGGYYYGLKFESNWDWDNSVPFAKRRGTSNITVRNCIIHDTGRDAIKLTPACRGIKILNCEIYNTGKGPGAVIDLNAEGIDNVNAPDMLVKGCNIHDVATTGIYAKGGARNCRIEGNTIKNCGEGGIYLGFYTDAEWFDTQFNPEYYENIDGVVINNLIMNTKQAGLGLWGAKNAQIYHNTVVNGAQNEMASLFFNVGDVWLSNTRSAHPGNINAKIQNNIFVQASTQNQPMCRIREGAGSKTNVIDNNVYFRSGGKLVFINDAITWEDLSLAQWKTQNGTDQKSLETDPKLDARAHLIVGSPCIGKAIPIAMITHDVDAGLRDNSPDIGADEFGVASSLKPSPGKSGLQLQIKQNPLQGDLLYFVVNAEQKLNATLSILSLNGQLLKSNTASLQTGEQPQQWSVADLPAGAYFLNVSGQTARFVKL comes from the coding sequence ATGAAACGTATCCTGATTTTTTGCCTTTTCGCCTTGCCCTTGGCGCTCCACGCCGCTACTTTTTATGTAGCAACAACGGGTAATGACAACAATCCTGGCACACTGGCGGCCCCCTTTAGAACATTGAGCAAAGCCATTGCTGCCGCCTCTCCCGGTAGCACCATCGAACTGCGCGGCGGCAAATACACCTCCAACGAAATTCGCATCAACAAAAACAACCTGACCATTCGCTCTTACGCCAATGAATGGGCCATCATCACTGCCGTAACCAATGTGGAAGACATCAGTTCCTGCCTGTGGTACAACGATCCTGAAACCGATGGAGGCATACTTGAGCGCCTTGAAATCATCGGCGGCTATTACTACGGCCTGAAGTTTGAAAGCAATTGGGATTGGGACAACTCCGTACCTTTCGCCAAACGCCGGGGCACCAGCAACATCACCGTGCGCAACTGTATCATTCACGATACCGGTCGCGATGCCATCAAACTCACGCCCGCCTGTAGAGGCATCAAAATCCTCAACTGTGAAATTTACAATACCGGAAAAGGCCCAGGGGCAGTCATCGACCTCAACGCCGAAGGCATCGACAACGTCAATGCGCCGGATATGCTGGTCAAAGGTTGCAACATCCACGATGTAGCCACAACGGGGATATACGCCAAAGGAGGTGCCCGCAATTGCCGCATTGAAGGCAATACCATCAAAAACTGCGGCGAAGGAGGGATCTACCTGGGCTTTTACACCGATGCCGAATGGTTTGATACCCAATTCAACCCGGAATACTACGAAAACATCGATGGCGTGGTGATCAATAACCTGATCATGAACACCAAACAAGCCGGGCTTGGTCTTTGGGGCGCGAAAAACGCTCAAATCTACCACAACACCGTAGTGAATGGTGCTCAAAACGAAATGGCCAGCCTCTTTTTTAATGTGGGCGATGTATGGTTGAGCAATACCCGTTCAGCCCATCCGGGCAACATCAATGCCAAAATTCAAAACAACATTTTTGTACAAGCTTCGACCCAAAATCAGCCCATGTGTCGAATTCGGGAAGGCGCTGGTTCCAAAACCAACGTCATCGACAACAACGTGTATTTCCGCAGCGGAGGTAAATTGGTGTTCATCAATGACGCCATCACCTGGGAAGACCTCAGCTTGGCCCAATGGAAGACGCAAAACGGGACCGATCAAAAAAGCCTGGAAACCGACCCCAAACTGGACGCCCGCGCTCACCTTATTGTTGGTAGTCCCTGCATCGGCAAAGCCATTCCTATTGCCATGATTACCCACGATGTCGATGCGGGTTTGCGCGACAATAGCCCCGATATCGGTGCCGATGAATTTGGCGTAGCCTCCAGCCTTAAACCCAGTCCTGGCAAGTCTGGTTTGCAATTGCAGATCAAACAAAATCCGCTACAAGGCGATCTCCTGTACTTTGTTGTCAATGCCGAACAAAAGCTAAATGCTACGCTGAGTATCCTTTCCCTTAATGGACAATTGCTGAAAAGTAATACTGCCAGCCTCCAAACCGGGGAACAACCCCAACAATGGTCAGTAGCTGACTTGCCTGCGGGTGCCTATTTCCTCAATGTATCGGGTCAAACCGCCCGCTTTGTAAAATTGTAA
- a CDS encoding RICIN domain-containing protein, translating into MRHSMIQIWTALLLFTGFSFDLSAQIIKAQPNASSNNSTRMLVRQNIADGVYYLKVLNTGKYLGVAGIDTRNGAALIQWDFMNLANHKFELKNIGNNVFTLKAMHSNRYLNVGGQSMADNATIIQWDYVNQANLHFSLVTNGNGVSIRCEQSQKYWHLYGGSNNPTNGVGVVQYAGLGAVFALELAESPLAVNKDQMGKANSAITNNIEKTRRTPDGRTLTSRYQIGPSRLQTTTNAAVKYGKAKSSTPKPAPSSDVDCESSIIRITLDDNSFMTADIAAQVGEVVPGSVFNIIDYLNGSWKRQNDALKPIVLSSDVKNVVQGGVVTQEVSNPTKPNLQQAIANLYGQFSSESSKQGNLTYSVTIKEVHNEADFQLQIGAGAHYLTYSVDNLFNFQRGSKKSYLLVDITKILFTIEANAPQGGFFNDEALNQDPNLVYLKKADYGMRILASVETSESLEVIANKLEISVEALVAGGSVSLDMMNRELNQDMTIKMFVVGGQSRDVVPAYSMADLKNKVETMSRTLTYHTCQPIRYTIATTRDNWIVSYNTATDEFIKQTCTPPAVKAAGFSVELNSLMFKGGAEGGDLDMYGRVWVMAYLGNNAELPAERGQNMLLDLPGEQSVDLDNQGNSIVPGSNVKYIFPPGTAEGAYIDIYFGLFEKDANPDYAAGDGDDDHFTFRYLDNTKTCETGKTSRRLCRKRFYLSDLPKYDYREEFSEAGAVITLTRLNISKLPLTQ; encoded by the coding sequence ATGAGACATTCAATGATCCAAATTTGGACAGCACTACTGCTGTTCACCGGCTTTAGTTTTGACCTTAGCGCTCAAATCATCAAAGCCCAGCCCAATGCAAGTAGCAACAACTCCACCAGAATGTTGGTGCGGCAAAACATTGCCGATGGCGTGTATTACCTCAAAGTGCTCAACACCGGGAAATACCTCGGAGTAGCGGGCATTGATACCCGCAATGGTGCTGCCCTCATCCAGTGGGATTTTATGAATTTGGCCAATCACAAATTCGAACTGAAAAACATTGGCAACAACGTCTTCACCCTCAAAGCCATGCACAGCAACCGCTACCTGAACGTTGGCGGACAATCGATGGCGGATAATGCCACCATCATCCAATGGGATTATGTGAACCAGGCCAACCTGCATTTTTCGCTTGTCACCAACGGCAATGGCGTCAGCATCCGCTGTGAGCAGTCGCAAAAATATTGGCACCTATACGGCGGTTCCAACAATCCCACCAATGGGGTAGGGGTGGTGCAATACGCTGGCTTGGGCGCTGTTTTTGCCCTGGAATTGGCCGAGTCTCCGCTAGCAGTCAACAAAGACCAAATGGGCAAAGCAAACTCGGCAATCACCAACAACATTGAAAAAACGCGTCGCACCCCCGATGGCCGTACCTTGACCTCTCGCTACCAAATCGGTCCCTCCCGCTTACAAACGACCACTAATGCTGCGGTCAAATACGGCAAAGCCAAATCCAGCACGCCCAAACCTGCACCTTCTTCTGATGTGGATTGTGAGTCTTCGATCATCCGCATCACTTTGGACGACAATTCCTTTATGACCGCAGACATTGCCGCACAAGTTGGGGAAGTAGTCCCCGGTTCGGTGTTCAACATCATCGATTACCTCAATGGCTCCTGGAAACGTCAAAATGACGCGCTGAAACCCATCGTGCTTTCTTCGGATGTAAAAAATGTAGTGCAAGGAGGTGTGGTGACCCAAGAAGTGAGCAACCCGACCAAACCCAACTTGCAACAGGCGATTGCCAATTTGTACGGTCAATTTTCCAGCGAATCCAGCAAGCAGGGCAATTTGACGTACAGCGTCACCATTAAGGAAGTGCACAACGAAGCCGATTTTCAATTGCAAATTGGGGCAGGAGCACATTACCTCACCTACAGCGTTGACAACCTGTTCAACTTCCAACGCGGCTCCAAAAAATCCTATTTGTTGGTCGACATCACCAAAATTTTGTTTACCATCGAAGCCAATGCGCCGCAAGGTGGCTTTTTCAACGATGAGGCCCTAAACCAGGATCCCAATTTGGTCTACCTCAAAAAAGCCGATTATGGCATGCGCATTTTGGCCAGTGTAGAAACGAGTGAATCGCTGGAAGTAATCGCGAATAAACTCGAAATCAGCGTCGAAGCACTGGTAGCAGGCGGAAGCGTGAGCTTGGACATGATGAATCGTGAACTCAACCAGGACATGACCATCAAAATGTTTGTCGTGGGTGGCCAATCCCGCGATGTGGTGCCTGCTTACAGCATGGCGGATTTGAAAAACAAGGTGGAGACCATGTCGCGCACCCTCACTTACCATACTTGCCAACCCATCCGTTACACCATCGCCACCACCCGCGACAATTGGATCGTGAGCTACAATACGGCTACGGATGAGTTCATCAAACAAACCTGCACCCCACCTGCTGTCAAAGCTGCTGGCTTCAGTGTCGAGCTCAATAGTCTAATGTTCAAAGGAGGTGCCGAAGGTGGCGACCTGGACATGTATGGCCGGGTATGGGTGATGGCTTATCTCGGCAACAACGCCGAACTACCTGCCGAAAGAGGTCAAAACATGCTGCTGGATTTACCGGGCGAACAAAGTGTGGACCTCGACAACCAGGGCAACTCAATTGTACCCGGCAGTAACGTCAAATACATCTTTCCTCCCGGCACTGCCGAAGGGGCATACATCGACATCTATTTCGGCTTATTTGAAAAAGATGCCAATCCCGATTATGCTGCTGGCGATGGAGATGATGACCATTTTACTTTCCGTTACCTGGACAATACCAAAACTTGTGAAACGGGAAAAACCAGCCGTCGGCTATGCCGCAAACGCTTTTACCTCAGTGATTTACCCAAATATGATTACCGGGAAGAATTTTCTGAAGCTGGAGCAGTCATTACCCTCACCCGTTTGAATATTTCAAAACTTCCCTTAACCCAATAA
- a CDS encoding tetratricopeptide repeat-containing sensor histidine kinase, which yields MPNRFLFFLYLLLACSWGIPAQNTADSLIQLLPQTKNDTARARLYKAITDNLEDRTQALVYAKKGLDLAKKMKWSKAIGVFNGIFGRIYTDQGDYDKAEPYLRGEINIHQQNRDSANIASAFNALGNLYLRQGQSSPALNAYLQALKIAEPAKLTTLSPIILGNISIIYSDQSHFDKAFSYVYKALRQNQKNKDTLGIASNLAGLANMYQLKTDTAKALTYYQRSIELLSRIKTALPELAEAYQNQALLYRSSRQKLERQLQAQAIWDQSLPAHQLSITNLGNIAWGYLDIAKQDAKQKSAALQQATSFYQRAESLADSVKDEGNLHYLLSLKAVLEAAKGNHAEAYDAMYQYHVQYDSIYSQESKNKLAEAESNFFLEKKDAEIAIQKLTISNQRKIQWAFALGSLLLVVIAFLFYRLSQIRRKSNQQLLELNQSLDRANRQKAQLLAVLSHDLRHPLSNLISLLHLQKNAPDLLTPEIASQNQARITTNTEMLLENLENMLLWSKEQMNQASVERQNVSVVDLFQRLYSTFSGQDQLQWELDCPADFEICTDSNYLWIVLQNLSSNASKALKNQSDGKIKWKAWSSGSQKYLSIEDNGPGFPPNILQGSTEVQNEILLNGFGLQVVHDFAQKLGIVLQFENVPGAGAKVILKMQP from the coding sequence ATGCCCAATCGTTTTTTGTTCTTTCTGTATCTACTGCTTGCCTGCTCATGGGGTATTCCTGCTCAAAACACCGCAGATTCACTGATCCAGCTTTTGCCCCAAACAAAAAACGATACCGCCCGTGCTCGTTTGTACAAAGCGATTACCGACAATTTGGAAGACCGCACCCAAGCGCTTGTTTATGCCAAAAAAGGGCTAGATCTGGCAAAAAAAATGAAATGGTCAAAAGCCATTGGGGTGTTCAATGGCATATTTGGCAGAATTTATACCGATCAAGGTGACTATGATAAGGCCGAACCCTACCTTCGAGGAGAAATAAACATCCACCAACAAAACCGAGATTCTGCCAATATCGCCAGTGCATTCAACGCTTTGGGCAACCTGTATTTGAGACAAGGCCAATCCAGTCCAGCCTTAAATGCTTATTTGCAAGCGTTAAAAATTGCCGAGCCCGCCAAGCTGACAACTTTATCACCGATCATTCTCGGTAATATTTCCATCATCTACAGCGATCAGAGCCATTTCGACAAAGCCTTTTCCTATGTGTACAAAGCACTACGTCAAAATCAAAAAAACAAGGATACCTTGGGAATAGCGTCCAATCTTGCAGGTTTGGCGAATATGTATCAATTAAAAACCGACACGGCCAAAGCCCTGACTTATTATCAGCGGTCCATTGAACTGCTCTCCAGGATCAAAACGGCATTACCTGAATTGGCTGAAGCCTATCAAAACCAGGCGCTTTTGTACCGATCCTCCCGGCAAAAGCTCGAACGTCAGCTCCAGGCTCAGGCAATCTGGGATCAAAGCCTTCCCGCGCACCAATTGTCGATTACCAATTTGGGAAACATTGCCTGGGGTTATTTAGACATTGCCAAACAGGATGCCAAACAAAAAAGCGCTGCATTGCAACAGGCGACCTCTTTCTATCAACGCGCAGAAAGTCTTGCTGATTCAGTTAAGGACGAAGGCAATCTACATTATTTATTGTCCTTAAAAGCGGTACTCGAAGCGGCTAAAGGCAATCACGCCGAAGCCTATGACGCTATGTACCAATACCACGTACAATACGACTCCATCTACTCCCAGGAAAGTAAAAACAAACTGGCCGAAGCCGAAAGCAATTTTTTCCTCGAAAAAAAAGACGCTGAAATTGCCATTCAAAAACTCACCATCAGCAATCAACGCAAAATTCAGTGGGCTTTTGCGCTGGGGAGTCTTTTACTTGTGGTGATCGCTTTTTTGTTTTACCGTTTGAGTCAGATTCGGCGTAAATCCAATCAACAATTGCTCGAACTTAACCAGTCGTTAGATCGTGCCAATCGGCAAAAGGCGCAATTGTTGGCCGTATTGAGCCACGATTTGCGGCATCCACTGAGCAACTTGATCAGCCTGCTCCACCTGCAAAAAAATGCGCCCGATTTGTTGACCCCGGAAATAGCTTCCCAAAACCAGGCCAGAATCACCACGAATACCGAAATGTTGTTAGAGAACCTCGAAAACATGCTACTGTGGAGTAAGGAACAAATGAATCAAGCCAGTGTAGAGCGGCAAAATGTGTCCGTGGTAGATCTTTTTCAGCGTTTGTATAGCACATTTTCCGGGCAGGATCAGCTCCAGTGGGAGCTTGATTGCCCCGCTGATTTTGAAATTTGCACTGATTCCAATTACTTGTGGATTGTGCTCCAAAACCTCAGTTCTAATGCTTCCAAAGCGCTCAAAAACCAAAGCGATGGCAAGATAAAATGGAAAGCCTGGAGTAGTGGCTCCCAAAAGTACCTGAGTATTGAAGACAATGGTCCTGGGTTTCCACCCAACATACTCCAAGGTTCCACGGAAGTCCAAAATGAAATCTTACTCAACGGGTTTGGCTTACAAGTGGTGCATGATTTTGCCCAAAAACTGGGAATTGTCCTGCAGTTTGAAAATGTCCCAGGAGCCGGGGCTAAAGTCATCCTTAAAATGCAGCCCTGA
- a CDS encoding 2OG-Fe(II) oxygenase, with translation MLVLCQNSPQFKVLQTQFDCLINSFIEDKVGLAEHFLSEALATQLKENLTTLYAGQQFHAAGIGNKDLHLNDKATRGDQIYWLDREHNNLPENDFFDLMDRFVSYLNSSCYTGITGYEFHYALYEKGSFYKRHLDQFRNDNSRAFSMIMYLNSDWQAKDGGELRVYHPDHVQTIAPLHGQCVFFKSAELEHEVLETQAPRMSITGWLKVGG, from the coding sequence ATGCTGGTTTTATGCCAGAATAGTCCACAATTCAAGGTATTGCAAACCCAATTTGATTGCCTCATCAATAGTTTTATCGAAGACAAAGTTGGTTTAGCAGAACATTTTCTGAGTGAAGCCTTGGCTACACAGCTAAAAGAAAATTTAACTACACTTTACGCGGGGCAACAATTCCATGCCGCTGGCATCGGCAACAAGGACCTGCACTTAAACGACAAGGCTACTCGTGGTGATCAAATCTACTGGCTGGATCGGGAACACAACAACCTGCCAGAAAACGATTTTTTCGACCTCATGGATCGTTTTGTAAGTTATCTTAATAGTAGTTGTTACACGGGGATTACCGGGTATGAATTTCATTACGCCTTGTACGAAAAAGGCAGTTTTTACAAAAGACACCTCGACCAGTTCCGCAACGACAACAGTCGGGCCTTTTCCATGATCATGTATTTAAACAGCGATTGGCAAGCCAAAGACGGCGGAGAATTGCGCGTTTACCACCCGGACCACGTGCAAACCATTGCCCCACTCCACGGTCAATGTGTGTTTTTTAAAAGTGCTGAGTTGGAACACGAGGTGTTAGAAACTCAAGCGCCGCGGATGAGCATTACGGGCTGGTTGAAAGTCGGGGGATGA
- a CDS encoding tetratricopeptide repeat protein, which yields MSQHLDRAQLLMEQRRLPEAEKELAQALQENPESGSVFRLLALCKIMGQNYPAALAPAQKALALDPDDPSNHYILAVVYFYNNQSDQAKSLIRSGLNLNPYMPNMFELAGEIAMHEDRWEEALFNAEKGLEIDPEDTELVNLRARALLKLNRTAEAEATMNYALYTDPHNSMSHANQGWVAVNQNNFEQAIASFKEALRLNPQNNHARAGLKEAIKAKNPLYRGILNYFLWMGKMQSGKQWWFIIGLYFLYRIVISLNKNYPALSFLFVPLIVLYVLFAFSTWIGQPVSNFFLRFHPLGKHALSSDENRAANWVGAQLLALLCIAILYWIAPEAGWLGWSKDRLFFALLVVGTMLIPVSGSFMAPVGSNARKQLAWYAIILAVFGFIPVLFPAAFVLLGVYGLGIFAYAFVANYILHRAARRF from the coding sequence ATGTCTCAACATCTCGATCGCGCGCAACTGTTAATGGAGCAACGGCGCCTTCCCGAAGCAGAAAAAGAACTCGCCCAGGCCTTACAGGAAAACCCCGAAAGTGGCAGCGTTTTTCGATTGCTTGCTTTGTGTAAAATAATGGGACAAAATTACCCTGCTGCACTTGCTCCGGCGCAAAAGGCGCTGGCACTGGATCCTGATGATCCCAGCAACCACTATATTCTGGCGGTGGTCTATTTTTACAACAATCAGTCGGATCAAGCCAAGTCTTTGATCCGCAGTGGCCTGAACCTCAATCCCTACATGCCCAACATGTTTGAACTGGCTGGCGAAATTGCCATGCACGAAGACCGTTGGGAAGAGGCCCTCTTCAATGCCGAAAAAGGTCTGGAGATCGATCCTGAAGATACCGAGCTGGTCAACCTGCGCGCGCGTGCATTGCTCAAACTGAACCGCACTGCCGAAGCTGAGGCGACGATGAATTACGCCTTGTACACCGACCCGCACAACTCCATGTCGCACGCCAATCAGGGTTGGGTGGCCGTAAATCAGAATAATTTTGAGCAGGCTATTGCATCTTTTAAAGAAGCACTGCGCCTCAATCCACAAAATAATCACGCCCGGGCGGGTTTGAAAGAGGCCATTAAAGCCAAAAATCCCTTGTACCGGGGCATTCTGAATTATTTCCTGTGGATGGGCAAAATGCAAAGTGGCAAACAGTGGTGGTTCATCATTGGCTTGTACTTTCTGTACCGCATCGTGATTAGTTTGAACAAAAATTATCCCGCCTTGAGCTTTTTGTTCGTCCCGCTCATCGTGCTGTATGTGTTGTTTGCTTTTTCAACCTGGATTGGGCAACCCGTGTCCAATTTTTTCCTGCGCTTTCATCCCTTGGGCAAACACGCGCTTTCCAGCGATGAGAACCGCGCTGCCAATTGGGTAGGGGCCCAACTGTTGGCCTTATTGTGCATTGCCATCCTGTATTGGATAGCCCCCGAAGCAGGTTGGCTGGGATGGAGCAAAGATCGTTTGTTTTTTGCCCTATTGGTGGTCGGCACCATGTTGATCCCCGTAAGTGGATCTTTCATGGCTCCAGTTGGCAGTAATGCACGTAAACAACTGGCCTGGTACGCCATCATCCTGGCGGTATTCGGGTTTATTCCGGTCTTGTTTCCTGCTGCTTTTGTCCTGCTGGGGGTTTATGGCTTGGGGATTTTCGCTTATGCTTTTGTCGCCAATTACATTTTGCACCGTGCAGCACGGCGATTTTAA
- a CDS encoding TlpA family protein disulfide reductase has protein sequence MKITLTALVFLCFHTLGVLANAGYNIKVNIEGYRERKLTLAYYFGNQQYIKDTVKVGADGAYTFSGQSPLLPGIYTLVMMPNNVGIDILISEKEQQFTVQTKKGSPHVDLKFIGSKENELFQQYIHFVSEYNPQLDTLRAQYKRSAEGPKKEKIKQALQKVDSTVQQYLQQFLRVNRDSYAALVIKSSLPIRYPSFSGTDEEKVIKTWLYARKHCFDNVPLTEFRLLRTPHFYQAITTYVNELLFQHPDSINAGIDYILNQLRPNREAFDYYAIHFLRQYLHPKVMGMDAVFVHLAETYLATGQIQLSNPAQKTKLIEVSQKLKPLLIGKIAPNIALTDRAGKTFNLHDLKSEYTLLVIWAYDCGHCKQSAPFWKSFYEKFKDKGVKLLALCHVTEKEVPACWKYVDENGYGAWLHASDPLFRYAKAYNVESTPQVYLMDRNKVIIGKQIVAEKMEEVIAQIIELRKKNKL, from the coding sequence ATGAAAATAACATTAACCGCGTTGGTTTTTTTGTGTTTCCATACTTTAGGTGTCCTGGCGAATGCTGGGTACAACATCAAAGTAAATATTGAAGGATACCGGGAACGGAAGTTGACCTTGGCCTATTATTTTGGCAACCAACAATACATCAAGGATACCGTAAAAGTGGGCGCAGACGGAGCTTATACCTTCAGCGGCCAAAGCCCTTTATTGCCTGGTATTTATACCCTGGTAATGATGCCAAACAATGTGGGTATCGATATTTTGATTTCAGAAAAAGAGCAACAATTCACGGTCCAAACCAAAAAAGGCAGCCCGCATGTGGATTTGAAATTTATTGGCTCTAAAGAAAATGAGTTGTTCCAACAATACATCCATTTTGTAAGCGAGTACAATCCACAGTTGGACACTTTGCGTGCCCAGTATAAACGCAGTGCAGAGGGTCCAAAAAAAGAAAAAATCAAACAAGCGCTACAAAAGGTAGATTCTACCGTTCAGCAATACTTGCAACAGTTTTTGCGCGTAAACCGGGATTCATATGCCGCTCTGGTCATCAAATCCAGCTTACCCATCCGTTACCCCAGTTTTTCGGGTACGGATGAAGAAAAAGTAATCAAAACCTGGCTTTACGCCCGCAAGCATTGTTTTGACAATGTTCCGCTCACTGAATTTCGCTTGTTGCGCACTCCACATTTTTATCAGGCCATCACGACCTACGTCAATGAGTTGCTGTTTCAGCACCCTGATTCCATCAATGCGGGTATCGATTACATACTCAATCAGCTGCGCCCCAACCGCGAAGCTTTTGATTATTACGCAATACATTTTTTACGGCAATACTTACACCCCAAGGTGATGGGTATGGACGCAGTCTTTGTCCATTTGGCAGAAACTTATCTGGCAACGGGGCAAATTCAACTCTCCAATCCAGCGCAAAAGACCAAACTCATTGAAGTGAGCCAAAAGTTAAAACCGTTGTTGATTGGCAAAATTGCCCCCAATATTGCGCTGACCGATCGTGCCGGCAAAACGTTTAACTTGCATGATCTCAAATCAGAATATACCTTGCTGGTCATTTGGGCTTACGATTGTGGGCATTGCAAACAATCTGCTCCTTTTTGGAAATCGTTTTATGAAAAATTCAAAGACAAAGGGGTCAAACTGCTTGCATTGTGCCATGTAACCGAAAAAGAAGTGCCCGCTTGCTGGAAATACGTTGACGAAAACGGTTATGGCGCCTGGCTACACGCTTCTGACCCACTTTTTCGTTATGCCAAAGCATACAACGTTGAGTCGACTCCGCAGGTCTATCTGATGGACCGCAATAAAGTCATTATTGGTAAACAAATTGTAGCCGAAAAGATGGAAGAAGTGATTGCACAAATCATTGAACTTCGCAAAAAAAACAAGTTATAA
- a CDS encoding PhnA domain-containing protein yields the protein MCKDSNGNVLQDGDSVTLTQDLKVKGTSVNLKRGTLIKNIRITDNPEEIECHAEKVKNLVLKTKFLRKH from the coding sequence GTGTGTAAAGACAGCAACGGCAACGTGCTGCAAGACGGTGACTCGGTTACTTTGACCCAGGATTTAAAGGTAAAAGGTACCTCGGTCAATTTAAAAAGAGGTACCCTGATCAAAAACATTCGGATTACTGATAATCCCGAAGAAATTGAATGCCACGCGGAGAAAGTGAAGAATTTGGTGCTGAAGACTAAGTTTTTGAGGAAGCATTGA
- a CDS encoding LytR/AlgR family response regulator transcription factor, translating into MLKHTCIIVDDDTVDLLMNVSMVRKVPFLDLLGTFSSSLEAAQFLQTNQVEVLFLDIDMPEQSGLEFWQSLDPKPICVFITAHPEYALDSYESAAFDFLVKPLKSERFERCVTRLQEHFLLKEKSGLFDQFIGSESFFIKEGHEQQRINFKDVLYLEALGDYTKIVTTLKNHCVLSTLGSMLSMPEFGHFTRIHRSYAIQKFFIEKIGASEIVVRGISLPIGRKYKQNLSF; encoded by the coding sequence ATGCTCAAACACACTTGTATCATTGTAGACGACGACACTGTTGACTTACTGATGAATGTATCAATGGTACGTAAGGTGCCGTTTTTGGATTTGCTGGGCACCTTTTCTTCCAGTCTTGAAGCAGCTCAATTTTTACAAACAAACCAGGTTGAAGTACTTTTTTTGGACATCGACATGCCCGAACAATCCGGCCTGGAGTTTTGGCAAAGTCTCGACCCAAAGCCAATCTGTGTTTTTATCACAGCTCACCCTGAATACGCATTGGACAGTTACGAAAGTGCTGCTTTCGATTTTTTGGTAAAACCGCTAAAATCTGAACGTTTTGAGCGCTGCGTAACGCGTTTGCAGGAACATTTTTTGCTGAAGGAAAAATCAGGGCTGTTCGACCAGTTTATTGGATCCGAAAGTTTTTTCATCAAAGAAGGCCACGAGCAACAGCGCATCAACTTCAAGGATGTTTTGTACCTGGAGGCTCTGGGTGATTACACCAAAATAGTGACAACTCTGAAAAACCATTGTGTATTGTCCACCCTTGGCAGCATGTTGTCGATGCCCGAATTTGGTCATTTCACCCGCATTCACCGCAGTTATGCGATTCAGAAGTTTTTTATTGAAAAAATAGGGGCTTCGGAAATCGTGGTGCGGGGCATTTCCTTGCCCATTGGCAGGAAATACAAACAGAATCTTTCCTTTTGA